One genomic window of Streptomyces sp. NBC_01276 includes the following:
- a CDS encoding NADP-dependent oxidoreductase, translating to MKAITYSTYGTPTRLELVEVPEPKVGPGEVLVRVKAAGVNPVDWKLAAGFLGHVLEVRHPVIPGWDVAGTVEAVGPDTYDYAVGDEVYGYVRKEWVQLGTYAELVAAPVRTLAPKPRGLTFEQAAGLPLAGLTSYQAVTRAGVTAGQTVVIHSAAGGVGSLGVQIAVHLGARVIGTASARNHDYLRSLGAEPVLYGDGVAERVRELAPGGVDAGLDFYGDGGVELLQSIVRPGGAVISVADNDADSKGAKHIWARASTADLTALAELADTGTITVKVGHVLPLSDAAAAWELSATGQARGKIVLTV from the coding sequence ATGAAGGCAATCACCTACAGCACCTACGGAACTCCGACCCGGTTAGAGCTCGTTGAGGTACCGGAGCCCAAGGTCGGGCCGGGCGAGGTCCTCGTCCGCGTCAAGGCCGCCGGCGTCAACCCCGTCGACTGGAAGCTCGCCGCCGGCTTCCTCGGTCACGTCCTCGAAGTCCGCCACCCCGTCATCCCCGGCTGGGACGTCGCGGGAACCGTCGAGGCCGTCGGCCCCGACACCTACGACTACGCCGTCGGCGACGAGGTCTACGGCTACGTCCGCAAGGAATGGGTGCAGCTCGGCACCTACGCCGAGCTGGTCGCCGCCCCCGTGCGCACCCTCGCCCCCAAGCCGCGCGGGCTGACCTTCGAACAGGCCGCCGGCCTCCCCCTGGCCGGGCTCACGTCCTACCAGGCCGTCACCCGGGCGGGCGTCACGGCCGGCCAGACCGTCGTCATCCACTCGGCCGCCGGCGGTGTCGGCTCTCTGGGCGTGCAGATCGCGGTCCACCTCGGCGCCCGCGTCATCGGCACGGCGAGCGCCCGCAACCACGACTACCTGCGCTCCCTGGGCGCCGAGCCGGTGCTGTACGGGGACGGGGTGGCCGAGCGGGTCCGGGAGCTGGCACCCGGGGGCGTCGACGCCGGGCTCGACTTCTACGGCGACGGCGGCGTCGAACTGCTGCAGTCGATCGTCCGGCCGGGCGGCGCGGTGATCTCCGTCGCCGACAACGACGCCGACTCCAAGGGCGCCAAGCACATCTGGGCGCGCGCCTCCACGGCCGACCTCACCGCGCTCGCGGAGCTCGCCGACACGGGCACGATCACCGTCAAGGTGGGACACGTCCTGCCGCTCTCCGACGCCGCCGCGGCGTGGGAACTGAGCGCGACGGGCCAGGCCCGCGGCAAGATCGTCCTCACCGTCTGA
- a CDS encoding LLM class flavin-dependent oxidoreductase, with translation MPAPRRTLHLNAFLMNAGHHDAAWRHPDASPERVTDLRYFQELARTAERGRLDSIFFADGLALWGKARHNALGGFEPLTLLSAIAAVTEHIGLIATVSTTFNEPFHTARKFASLDHISNGRAGWNIVTSGTVDEARNFNRDEHLEHGLRYDRAREFLDVATKLWDSWEDDAIVLDKEGGVYADTDKLHPAAHRGEYFGVAGPLNVPRSPQGYPLLVQAGSSEDGKEFAARYAEAVFTAQQTLADGQTFYKDLKSRLARYGRAEDDLLVLPGIAPVIGSTEAEAKALERELTELQVPEYGLAQLSGMLGVDLTGADLDGPLPALPEERDINGNKSRFTLVAELARRDGLTLRELIARLGAGRGHRVFAGTPEQIADQLEEWFTHGAADGFNIMAPVLPTGLTDFVDHVVPVLQRRGLFRTEYTGATLRENYGLPRPANRHTRPTG, from the coding sequence ATGCCCGCACCCCGCCGCACCCTCCACCTCAACGCCTTCCTGATGAACGCCGGCCACCACGACGCCGCCTGGCGCCACCCGGACGCCAGCCCCGAGCGTGTCACCGACCTGCGCTACTTCCAGGAACTGGCCCGCACCGCCGAACGCGGCCGCCTCGACTCGATCTTCTTCGCCGACGGCCTCGCCCTGTGGGGCAAGGCCCGCCACAACGCCCTGGGCGGCTTCGAGCCGCTGACCCTGCTCTCCGCGATCGCCGCCGTCACCGAGCACATCGGGCTCATCGCGACCGTCTCCACCACCTTCAACGAGCCCTTCCACACCGCCCGGAAGTTCGCCTCCCTCGACCACATCAGCAACGGCCGCGCCGGCTGGAACATCGTCACCTCCGGCACCGTCGACGAGGCCCGCAACTTCAACCGCGACGAACACCTGGAGCACGGCCTCCGCTACGACCGCGCCCGCGAGTTCCTCGACGTGGCCACCAAGCTCTGGGACAGCTGGGAGGACGACGCGATCGTCCTCGACAAGGAGGGCGGCGTCTACGCCGACACCGACAAGCTGCACCCCGCCGCCCACCGCGGCGAGTACTTCGGTGTCGCCGGACCGCTCAACGTCCCCCGCTCGCCCCAGGGTTACCCGCTCCTCGTCCAGGCGGGCTCCTCCGAGGACGGCAAGGAGTTCGCCGCCCGATACGCGGAGGCCGTCTTCACCGCCCAGCAGACCCTCGCCGACGGCCAGACCTTCTACAAGGACCTCAAGTCGCGCCTGGCCCGCTACGGCCGCGCCGAGGACGACCTCCTCGTCCTGCCCGGCATCGCCCCCGTCATCGGCTCCACGGAGGCCGAGGCGAAGGCCCTGGAGCGGGAGCTCACCGAACTCCAGGTGCCCGAGTACGGTCTCGCGCAGCTCTCCGGCATGCTCGGCGTCGACCTCACCGGGGCCGACCTCGACGGCCCGCTGCCCGCACTCCCCGAGGAGCGGGACATCAACGGCAACAAGAGCCGCTTCACGCTCGTCGCCGAACTGGCCCGCCGGGACGGGCTCACCCTGCGCGAGCTGATCGCCCGCCTCGGGGCCGGGCGCGGTCACCGCGTGTTCGCCGGCACCCCCGAGCAGATCGCCGACCAGCTGGAGGAGTGGTTCACGCACGGCGCCGCCGACGGCTTCAACATCATGGCGCCCGTCCTGCCCACCGGCCTCACCGACTTCGTCGACCACGTCGTGCCGGTCCTCCAGCGCCGGGGCCTCTTCCGGACCGAGTACACCGGCGCCACGCTCCGGGAGAACTACGGCCTGCCGCGTCCCGCCAACCGTCACACCCGGCCGACCGGGTGA